The DNA window GTGGGAAGTATGAGTAAAGATTATAGTGGTTACAGTTTAGAAAGAATGAAACAGTTTCTGCAGTGTACAAAAGGACTGAGGAATGTGGAGGTTATGTTAGAGTTTAGAAGTTTCTGCAGCGTACAAAGGGAATGAGGAATGTGGAGGTTATTGATTGTCAGGTGAAATGTTTGTCAAACCCTGAGGTGTATCGTTTGAAAAAGACTGTACAAAAGGTGCGTCCTCAGACAATCCATAATGATATGTCACAAGAATAACGGAGTTATGTGGATTTGGTTTTTTGTGCTTTCTTCATCCCTCATAATgagtcattttaaattatcttCCCTGAATGTAAATGGGGCAAGGGATGTAAGCAAAAGAATGTTGTTTCTTGAAACTTTATGTGGTAGTCTGAAACAATGTAATATGGAATATTTTCTAGTACTGGGTGGGGATTTTATTTGTACAAGCAATGATTTAGATAGAATCACTTTGAACCTCATATGGCTTGAATGTGTGGAGAAATTTTCATTGTAACGAAAGGCAATACACATGAGCTCAAGTGAAAGAAAACTGTATCTCTTTAGCAAGACTGgatctgttttattgttttagataTCAGAAACAATGTTTTAAGTCTTGTTTTATTTGTCCTGTTGGTTTCTCTGATCACTCATTGGTAGTAGcatgtgttttattaattctgtgtaaggtctgttttgggttttgtttcttgttcattgttttcatgtcttttattttgtagtttgtttcatgctgttagtgtcacgcttcccttgccctcttgtcttcatgctattggttcctcttgttcaatgtgtcatgttctgattggttgtcttagtcatgtgtcttgttccctaTTGGTTTGTTCTtatcatgtgacctgtattgttatAAGCAGTCATGTTTTTTCCATTGTgccttgtcgtgtattaatgttgtaacctgctgttggtgagtctagtctgtttctgTCAAGTCTGTTCTAGTCTAGTCAAGTCTTCGTTTCTTGTTTGGATTGTGTTTGGATGTATTGGATTATACCTTGtaacgctcgccttcagtggactctttACAGTCTGTAAAAATTAAGAGTgcttattggcattttaatagTGCTTTACTTGAAGATGcccatttttgtaaatgtttttcttttttttggatgggGTGGAAATCTAAAAAGTCGTCTTTTACATCAATACAGCAGTGGTGGGATATTGGGAAGGTGCAGATACAAAAACTTTGTAATCAGTACACTTTTAATGTGACTAGAGACATGGTTCAATCCATAAGAAGTCTAGAGATGGATATCGTGGAACTTCAGACTTTAAATGGAGCCACTGCAAATCAAAACTAATTGCGGGCTCTTAAAGGAAAAAAAGCAACATTAGCAGATCTATTAGGTACAAGGTCTCAGGCGGCAGAGTCTTTCTGAAATGGATGCCCCGTGCAAAATTCTTTTTCAGTTTGGAAAGGAAAAATGGCCAAAGAAAAAGTATTCAGTGTTTACGGTCAGAAGATGGAAAAGTTCTTTCTGAGTTTTCTGACATTCGTAAAAGGGCTGCCAGTTTTTATAAGGAGCTCTATACCTGCAGTTTTGTGGATGGCCCGTTAATGGCTGAATCTGTGGCAGATCATCTTCCAAAAGTGAATGAGGATTCATATGCAAAACTGGTATGTCCTTTAACAATAGAGGAAGTTTTTAACGCTTTGCAGAGTATGAAAAATGGTAAAGCACCAGGATTAGATGGGTTGCCTGTTGAATTTTATAAGGCGTATTGGCATTTGTTAGGAGAAGATCTACTTGCAGTTTTAAGTGATAGTTTGGATAAAGGACAACTGCCACTAAGCTCCCTAAGAAAGGTGATCTCAAAGagattataaaatgttatcaAAAGCTTTGGCAAACAGACTGAAGGAGGTAATTGGACAGGTTATACATTTAGATCAATCATATTTTGTACCTAATAGATCAATAGTGGACAATATATCCTTGATTCGGCATGTGTTGGAAGTCTCAAGactgtttggaaaaaaatgtgGTCTAATTTCTCTAGATCAAGAGAATGCATTTGATCGGGTGGATCATCAGTTTTTATGGTATATTTTTGAAACTTTTGGTTTTCCACCTGCTTTCACTGCCTTTATTAAAGTGCCCTTTTATAATACAAAGGGGGATAAGACAAGGATGCGCCTTGTCAGGTATGCTTTACTCAATAGACACGGctctgatgttagaggcccaggcaggagagggcctgatgttggaggcCTGAACTTTGAAGGCAAAGGCCTGGTTGATGCACATTGGGGTTTTcgtgtcattttcattaacacatggcTGAATGGCAAGGAGACTTACATAgtaaaatttgaacaaaataagaaacaggtgtccacaacactacatcacagttttttaaaaacccatgtatttttttcaactgtgctgttatgtaggcctatcaatattaaataagaaatggtttttattatgaaattgtgaaattatagacattgggatcagaaaagagcacatttttaaatctgtgtgtgtatatgtatacaatatattgcattttatatatatatatatatatatatttatatatatgtatgtatgtaaaaattTAATCTGCAAAAGTAAATTGGGCTAAAAGTTCAGCATATAGGGTTGGAAAATGGAATGAAGGAGAACTGGTTTTACTGGGTGGAATGGTTTGGTCACAAAGAGGTCTTAAATATCTTGGAGGTTTTTTGGGtgatgaaaaaataatgcaaagaaactgggaaaatgttctggaaaatgTAGAAGGAAGATTAGAAAGGTGGAAATGGATTTTACCTAAAACGTATTTTAGGGGGAGAGCATTGATTATTAATAGTCTAGTAGCCTCCTCATTATGGCACAGGTTATCAGTTTTAGAGCCTCCGGAAGGGGTTCTTGGAAAAATACAGGTCAAGATGATACATTTCTTTTGGGATTGATTACATTGGTtaccacaaaatgttctttatgttCCAAAGGAAGAAGGTGGACAAGGGGTTGCTGATCTTTTAAGTAGGAAGgtagcctgtttttttttaagtactgttggattttgggtttttttggggggtgtttttttggaagatttttttagtttttcatttgaaGTCTATTTCTTCCTTTTATGAGAGTGTATGAAGAGCATGGTGTGTGGTACAGGTTAAAACATCAATGTCATGTAAGTCTCTGTATTGGTTTTTGGAAGAACCTTTGATTAATGGTGCTCGACTGGAGTTTTGTGGACATACAACTTTATGGTTGATGCAAACGTTAACAAATCCAAAGTTGTTAAAATGAAGGACTTAATAGAAGTGGCTGGTCTCGCGTTGGACAATGCTGATGCACTTGCGCAGAGACTTGGAATTAAATCAACAAGGACTGCCAATCTTTTGTTAAAGAAGTGGTGAGAAACTTTGAGTGAAGAAGTGCCGAGTCAAGCGCTTCCtgataaaacagatatttttcctTGTATGGTGATCTCTAAAAGtgtaattgaaaattaaaatgttttaatgacctCAGAGAATTTGAGAGACTTAACTTTTGATACAATGGATGGAAAGAGTTTATATAAAGTTTGTGTGAAGGtgataaaataaagacaaattaaaaCGAATGGATACACCATGAGAGACCATTTAAGTGCTGATATTGAGGTCAAACCTTTTTGGGGCTCGTTACAAACCACCGTTGACTAAAAATGTGGGTGATCTTCAGTGATGAATTTTACATGGGATCGTTGCTGTAAATGCTTTTATGTCAGTGTTGAATCAAAATGTGCAAGCTTGCTGTCCTTTTTGTGATCAAAGAGAAAACATATCTCATTGTTTTATGCATTGTGAGAGATTAAGACCTTTGTTTTATTGGAGATTATATTTACTAAtgttaatgaaatgtttaaaatgattgtgcttatttttggtttttaatattgcaaaaggaaaaagaggaaaggacggttgtttaattttattttgggtcAAGCCAAAATGGCAGTTTATATTAGTAGCAAATATAAAGTTGCTCATGGTAccagtaaaaatgtttaattgttgttTAAGGGACTCCtaaaagctagaataaaacatgattttattttctacTCTCATATGAAGAAATTGGAAAAGTTTGAAGAGGTTTGGAGTGTAGAAAATGTTTTGTGCTGGATTGAAAATGATACATTGCAGTTTGTTGAAGAATTTGAGTAAATTTGTAAATTATACCTGAAGTTgtgtagttaataaataaaaatcaaatctctctctctctctctctctctctctctctctatctccccctccctccctccctcacgTGACAAACTGCATATCATCAGAGCGGAAGTGAAATCTTATTGTTATGAGCTTGGATTGGCTTTCAAGCCCATAACAGTTTTGCGTTAAGAGTTTTAAGTCTTTTATGGTCATTTTGAGGGAAAAAACGACTCTGTTCTGCACTTGGAACTTTTAATTGTTGCTGCTGAGTGCTTTTGCAGTGAGCTGAACTAAACATTTGGTCTCGCGTTACAGCGTGCGTCAGATCATCGAGTTCAACAATGCAGGTAACAagaaattctgtcattcattttCCATTACAAACAGGAGACCGTAATAAATCTGCAGTTAATCTCAACGACCAGCCCACATGTGTGATATAAATCATTGTGTTTTAGTGTATTTGAAGCTGACTGGCATGACGTAATGATATTTCCTGATGTGTGTTTCAGTGTATCACAATAAAGACTATTCTGAATTTGATTTTGGCTTCAGCATTTATGGGTGTCTTTTTTAAAGGTAGGCCACTTTGTTTTGTCTTACCTTTTTCTTTTGGGTTGTTCATTGTGTCTTTATACAATATAATTAGCCATAATCACTGATGTTCAGTACTAAGGCtctatatatttcatatgtagaGTTATAATTCTCTTGCAGTTCAAATGCATGCATATGTATAGTATGTTTACCTTGGTTTTTGCAATAAATTcccagtaacactttattttacagtgtcattgTTATACATGCACTTAATAACAGTAAATTGTGCAAAATTACAAACCATTAACCCTACATCAAACTAAAAcctaaccttaaagggatagttcacccaaaaatgaaaactaccccatgatttactcaccctcaagcagtcctgggtgtatatgactttcttctttcagaggaatacaatcagagttatttaaaataaaaatgtcctggctcttttaGCTTTATAATGTCAGTGAATGGGTGTCATAAGATGGAGGACGCAGgaatgagaaaacaagaaaaaatgctTTGGTGGACATGGGGCCTTAGCGGAaactagagattacggtttataaagttttaaatatggatatttttcttacacaaacacatctctTCGCTTCAGGatgcctttattaaccccccggagtcatgtgaggcactttttatgatggatttatacagtttattttgcttcaaaatctcaacacccattcactgccattataaagcttggaaagccaggacattttttttttttttaataaaactcagaTTGTATtggtctgaaaaaagaaagtcataaacacacAGGATGGCTtgaggtgagtaaatcatgggctaatttttttttttttttggtgaactatccctttaaatctatagtaagtacactcttaaaaataaaggatccaaagtGACGTTTATCGCAGTGATGCTGCAGAAGACCtgtttttggttcctcaaagaataTTCCAAAGAACGGTTCTTGAAATAACCATTTCATtattaatgtgaagaacattttaataaactaaagaacctttttccactataaagaacattttgtgcgaAGGAAAGGTTCCATTGAATCATCAATGCcaatacagtacaatataatattactcattactgtattacactgtaacaatgacaccttaaaatacagtgtaaCCACATTTCCTTCATGGATCATTACAGTGTCTGTCTCTTCTATGGGTTTTATTTCAACAGCTTTCTGCAAGAATATTCCGtctggttttacattaataaaccgACCGTACACATTCCCCGTTAACGCCAGCGGCTGTCACCACGCTGAATGGAGAAAGAGACCCCCCACAGACGCCACTATCGCCACATACAAAAACCATAAGTGCATGACTGAAAAAGGCTTTGAGGAAGAATTCACATGTATAGACCACCATCTGCTTCTCAAAGCAGCTAAATACACTGACCAGGGGCCCTATGAGTTCATCTGTAAAGGGGCTCAAACTTCAATTCAACTGGACGTTTTATGTAAGTCTTTACTGtatctgaattttttatttttttgtggaaactatgaaacataaattaattaatttttaatagaaAGTTTATAATATAACTGTCTTCAGCAAagctttgatcaatttaatgcgtccttgccgAGTAAAAGTATTACTTCAGTTTTcttaatgataaaatataaaacataaagcaAGAATGCTGTTTTCAActatgataataatcagaaatgtttcttgagcggcaaatcatcatattagaatgatttctgaagatcatgtgacactgaagactggagtaatgatgctgaaaatacagctgcacacagaaataaattacactttaacagatattcacatagaaaacagctgttttacactgtaataatatttctctgctttcactgtatttttgatcaaataaatgcagccttggtgagcataggagaccttttacaaaaatcttaattagtgcattgatttgatttgaataattCCCCCTTTAGATGCTCTAAATGTGAGTGTAGAAGAGACGGACAACATCACCTTCAGCTGTTATTCGCTCAGTCCCAAGGATGTGACGTGGCTGCATAACGATGAAAGAGTTTTGCACTACAAGAAGGACGGATCCGTGAATCATGGCAAAGGTTACGAGGGAAGATTATCGCCGGAGAAGAACTGCTTCAAAACCGGCGATTTCTCTCTGACCATCCTTAATGTTAGCAAGGCAGATGCTGGAATATACCGCTGTTTTGAGGATGATGAAACCGCTAAAGGAAACCCACACGCCTATGTGCTGCATGTGAACGGTAAGACTGGGAAAATCGATTACATTGTAGGCTTTAATATTGCATGTTGTTTTACTTGGCAACTTTGGCATAATAACAATCTGGTGCATTTGATTCACGCAGAGAAACGCTCCAGTCC is part of the Cyprinus carpio isolate SPL01 unplaced genomic scaffold, ASM1834038v1 S000006714, whole genome shotgun sequence genome and encodes:
- the LOC109064945 gene encoding uncharacterized protein LOC109064945 isoform X2, translated to MQCITIKTILNLILASAFMGVFFKAFCKNIPSGFTLINRPYTFPVNASGCHHAEWRKRPPTDATIATYKNHKCMTEKGFEEEFTCIDHHLLLKAAKYTDQGPYEFICKGAQTSIQLDVLYALNVSVEETDNITFSCYSLSPKDVTWLHNDERVLHYKKDGSVNHGKGYEGRLSPEKNCFKTGDFSLTILNVSKADAGIYRCFEDDETAKGNPHAYVLHVNEKRSSPGDQTQPNCNEAALVIYKTCTIVLGLVLGLILVVGAIYWITIKLHNRQPTPAPASQKSEESTPEDDRMLMSDKDTTPPTNERQPVQESHHTENKSSGTQPFV
- the LOC109064945 gene encoding uncharacterized protein LOC109064945 isoform X1, with amino-acid sequence MPIQYNIILLITVLHCNNDTLKYSVTTFPSWIITVSVSSMGFISTAFCKNIPSGFTLINRPYTFPVNASGCHHAEWRKRPPTDATIATYKNHKCMTEKGFEEEFTCIDHHLLLKAAKYTDQGPYEFICKGAQTSIQLDVLYALNVSVEETDNITFSCYSLSPKDVTWLHNDERVLHYKKDGSVNHGKGYEGRLSPEKNCFKTGDFSLTILNVSKADAGIYRCFEDDETAKGNPHAYVLHVNEKRSSPGDQTQPNCNEAALVIYKTCTIVLGLVLGLILVVGAIYWITIKLHNRQPTPAPASQKSEESTPEDDRMLMSDKDTTPPTNERQPVQESHHTENKSSGTQPFV